Proteins encoded together in one Flavobacteriales bacterium window:
- the mutY gene encoding A/G-specific adenine glycosylase produces the protein MSSRSWFSKALRGWYAAGHRDLPWRRTRDPYRIWLSEVILQQTRIDQGTAYYERFVEQYPTVQQLASAPDDDVMRLWQGLGYYSRARNLLQAARSVVTDHGGRFPDTVDDLRALKGVGDYTAAAIASIAFDRPAAVVDGNVYRVLARVVGISTPIDPTAGRRAFAALADDLLDAAHPGDHNQAVMELGATVCLPRAPRCGECPVASRCVARREDRIGELPVKAGRTTVRERHFNYLCIDVEGGLVLRKREGRDIWQGLYEPPLLESEAPLELAGFREALHDRLGAGWDVTGRNGPVRHVLSHQVLHARFWSVTPPRTFVSPPDWRFVPANELDRFAVPRPIERYLLQRRSKDLFA, from the coding sequence ATGTCAAGCCGTTCTTGGTTCAGCAAGGCCCTGCGCGGCTGGTACGCCGCCGGCCACCGCGACCTGCCCTGGCGCCGCACGCGCGACCCGTACCGCATCTGGCTCAGCGAGGTCATCCTCCAACAGACCCGGATCGACCAGGGTACGGCCTATTACGAGCGCTTCGTGGAGCAGTACCCCACGGTGCAACAACTGGCCTCCGCACCGGATGACGACGTGATGCGGCTCTGGCAGGGCCTGGGCTACTACAGCCGCGCGCGCAATCTGTTGCAAGCCGCCCGGTCCGTGGTGACCGACCACGGGGGGCGTTTCCCCGATACGGTGGATGACTTGCGCGCGCTGAAGGGCGTGGGCGACTACACCGCAGCCGCCATCGCCTCCATCGCCTTCGACCGTCCGGCGGCCGTGGTCGACGGCAATGTGTACCGTGTCCTGGCCCGGGTCGTCGGCATCAGCACCCCCATCGATCCCACAGCGGGGCGTCGGGCGTTCGCCGCCTTGGCCGACGACCTGCTCGACGCGGCTCACCCCGGCGACCACAACCAGGCTGTGATGGAGCTGGGGGCCACCGTGTGCCTGCCACGCGCTCCGCGCTGTGGTGAATGTCCCGTGGCCTCCCGGTGCGTCGCCCGGCGCGAGGACCGCATCGGCGAGCTCCCCGTCAAGGCCGGACGCACCACTGTTCGCGAGCGCCATTTCAACTACCTGTGCATCGACGTGGAGGGCGGCCTGGTGCTCCGCAAGCGCGAGGGCCGGGACATCTGGCAGGGGCTCTACGAACCGCCGCTGCTGGAATCGGAGGCCCCGTTGGAACTGGCCGGATTCCGCGAGGCCCTGCACGACCGGCTGGGTGCGGGTTGGGACGTGACCGGCCGGAACGGCCCTGTCCGCCACGTCCTGAGCCACCAGGTGCTGCATGCGCGGTTCTGGTCGGTGACCCCCCCACGGACCTTTGTGTCTCCGCCCGATTGGCGCTTCGTGCCCGCCAACGAGCTGGATCGGTTCGCCGTGCCCCGACCGATCGAGCGCTACCTCCTTCAACGACGCTCGAAGGACCTGTTCGCCTGA
- the gldE gene encoding gliding motility-associated protein GldE, with the protein MEPPPVPLTTFLLAGLDPLTATALVVIVLLLIVSAAMSASEVALFSLDPTQLRDLRERGGRSGTRVIDLLSKPRRLLATILIANNFVNVGVIILSTIVLNGLVDTTGMSDLLVFSIQVLGVTLVILLLGEVLPKVYATSHAMRVATTMAAPLTGLRWVLSPLNELLVRSTTFIEKRYKKKAAKGISVDSLGHALELTNDASTTAEEQRILKGIVKFGSVEVSEVMRPRTAMVAFDKELTFQELVPAIIESGFSRVPVYEGTLDRVIGVLHIKDVLPFLDKPDMDWLAHLHEPCFVPETKKLDDMLKEFQRKKVHLAIVVDEYGGTSGLVTLEDVIEEIVGDITDEFDDEELNYTKLDDRTWVFEGRTPLNDLYRILGIDGRVFEENRGDSGTVGGFVLELTGRIPQKGERVSLRNFTFVVESSDNKRVRRVKISVGDEAAA; encoded by the coding sequence ATGGAGCCTCCGCCTGTTCCGCTCACCACTTTCCTGCTCGCCGGCCTGGATCCGTTGACGGCCACGGCCTTGGTGGTCATCGTTCTGTTGCTGATCGTTTCGGCGGCCATGTCGGCCAGCGAGGTGGCGCTCTTCAGCCTGGACCCCACCCAGCTGCGCGACCTGCGCGAGCGCGGCGGACGCAGCGGGACGCGTGTGATCGACCTGCTCTCCAAGCCGCGCCGGTTGCTGGCCACGATCCTCATCGCGAACAACTTCGTCAACGTCGGGGTCATCATCCTCAGCACCATCGTGCTCAATGGGCTGGTGGACACCACGGGCATGTCGGACCTGCTGGTCTTCAGCATCCAGGTGCTGGGGGTCACCTTGGTGATCCTGCTGCTGGGCGAAGTGCTGCCCAAGGTGTACGCCACCAGCCACGCCATGCGCGTGGCCACCACCATGGCCGCGCCCCTCACGGGGCTGCGCTGGGTGCTGAGCCCGCTGAACGAACTGCTGGTCCGAAGCACCACCTTCATCGAGAAGCGCTACAAGAAGAAGGCGGCCAAGGGCATCTCGGTGGACAGCCTGGGCCATGCCCTGGAGCTCACCAACGACGCCAGCACCACCGCGGAGGAACAGCGGATCCTGAAGGGCATCGTGAAGTTCGGCAGCGTGGAGGTGAGCGAGGTGATGCGCCCGCGCACCGCCATGGTGGCCTTCGACAAGGAGCTCACGTTCCAGGAGCTCGTACCCGCCATCATCGAGAGCGGATTCTCCCGTGTACCGGTGTACGAAGGCACCCTGGACCGCGTCATCGGGGTGCTTCACATCAAGGACGTGCTGCCTTTCCTGGACAAGCCCGACATGGACTGGTTGGCGCATCTGCACGAACCCTGCTTCGTGCCGGAGACCAAGAAGCTGGACGACATGCTCAAGGAGTTCCAGCGCAAGAAGGTGCACCTGGCCATCGTGGTGGACGAGTACGGCGGCACGAGCGGCCTGGTGACCCTGGAGGACGTGATCGAGGAGATCGTGGGCGACATCACCGACGAGTTCGACGACGAGGAGCTCAACTACACCAAGCTGGACGACCGCACCTGGGTCTTCGAGGGGCGTACGCCGCTCAACGACCTGTACCGCATCCTGGGCATCGATGGCCGGGTGTTCGAGGAGAACCGCGGCGACAGTGGCACCGTGGGCGGCTTCGTGCTCGAGCTCACCGGGCGCATCCCGCAGAAGGGCGAACGGGTATCGCTCAGGAACTTCACCTTCGTGGTGGAATCCTCGGACAACAAACGGGTGCGACGTGTCAAGATCAGCGTGGGCGATGAAGCGGCGGCCTGA
- a CDS encoding integration host factor subunit beta, which translates to MRYGSRVRRQGRSRWPAAYQPRRALLNQERLDIQAQRCIARYGKNPIFAPPKSLKGMTKAELVGIISKRTGIERNAVLVTIEAFMEEVKASLEKGEDVHLRGFGSFVVKHRAQKTGRILSQNTTIVIPAHDVPAFKPADVFVDRVKNRPAKG; encoded by the coding sequence ATGCGGTACGGGTCGCGCGTGCGGCGCCAGGGCAGGTCGCGGTGGCCGGCGGCGTACCAGCCGCGCAGGGCCTTGCTGAACCAAGAACGGCTTGACATCCAAGCACAAAGATGCATTGCGCGGTATGGAAAGAACCCTATCTTTGCGCCCCCAAAAAGTCTGAAGGGCATGACGAAGGCAGAGCTGGTCGGCATCATCTCGAAGCGTACCGGGATCGAGCGGAACGCCGTGCTTGTGACCATCGAGGCCTTCATGGAAGAGGTGAAGGCCAGCTTGGAGAAGGGTGAGGACGTGCATCTGCGCGGTTTCGGCAGCTTCGTGGTGAAGCACCGGGCGCAGAAGACCGGCCGCATCCTGAGCCAGAACACCACCATCGTCATCCCTGCCCACGATGTGCCCGCCTTCAAGCCGGCGGACGTCTTCGTTGACCGGGTGAAGAACCGCCCGGCCAAGGGATGA
- a CDS encoding single-stranded DNA-binding protein translates to MSGVNKVILIGNLGADPEVRHLQNGATVANFRIATSETYKDRQTGEKREQTEWHSIVAWRGLGEITEKYLRKGSKVYVEGKLRTRSWQDRDGNTRYTTEVHAEEMTLLDRPSGERQELGGATGPATAASVTRSAEPVGAAPAGLPNEMDDLPF, encoded by the coding sequence ATGTCCGGAGTCAACAAAGTGATCCTGATCGGCAACCTGGGTGCCGACCCCGAGGTGCGCCACCTGCAGAACGGCGCTACTGTGGCCAACTTCCGCATCGCCACCAGCGAGACCTACAAGGACCGTCAGACCGGCGAGAAGCGCGAACAGACCGAATGGCACAGCATCGTGGCTTGGCGCGGATTGGGCGAGATCACCGAGAAGTATCTGCGGAAGGGCAGCAAGGTGTATGTGGAGGGCAAGCTGCGCACGCGTTCCTGGCAGGATCGGGACGGCAACACGCGGTACACCACGGAGGTACATGCCGAAGAGATGACCCTCCTGGACCGGCCCTCGGGCGAACGCCAGGAGTTGGGTGGTGCGACCGGACCAGCCACCGCGGCTTCGGTGACGCGGAGTGCCGAACCCGTGGGCGCCGCTCCGGCCGGCCTGCCCAACGAGATGGACGACCTGCCTTTCTGA